A window from Schistosoma haematobium chromosome 1, whole genome shotgun sequence encodes these proteins:
- a CDS encoding hypothetical protein (EggNog:ENOG410VBVD~COG:S) translates to MTAFEFSVTSGLYPLRLNFKMCLIKRELKNCVGYLKKRNDVIFLGTKVNPTVNLVYFGGDVQDYEYNMSQNNFNNQYIRWNLEDTAQNLYVRFTNHFRDSNPHVWIIRASHWISNSIACYVNFMPFTKSGVPLFENDDICKMTGMMHLSCLLSNAAKKLLNCEANIQCQISTIPIRLIGFSKGCCVLTEILYEFSVLSRSKKLPTDSVKGVPAQVLGLSQIITDFYWLDSGHSGTHHQWPVSLNYLSLLNPVSCPRIHVHASPYQIMNQLKPQKSNDFYKFLDILSHLNLPFKKQLHFMPVDHENSESPFTNLRSKNEMICSLDYHFEILNHFMF, encoded by the exons ATGACTGCATTTGAATTTTCAGTAACTTCAGGTCTATATCCACTTAG ATTAAATTTCAAGATGTGTTTAATAAAGCGTGAACTTAAGAATTGTGTGGGTTATCTTAAGAAACGTAATGATGTAATTTTCCTCGGAACAAAAGTGAATCCTACTGTTAATTTGGTTTATTTTGGAGGTGATGTACAG GATTACGAATATAATATGagtcaaaataattttaataatcagTATATTAGATGGAATTTGGAAGATACTGCCCAAAATTTGTATGTACGATTTACCAATCACTTTCGTGACTCTAATCCCCATGTGTGGATTATTCGTGCTTCACATTGGATATCTAATTCAATAGCTTGTTATGTTAATTTCATGCCTTTTACGAAATCTGGTGTGCCATTATTTGAAAATGACGATATCTGTAAAATGACAGGAATGATGCATTTAAGTTGTTTGCTGTCAAATGCAGCTAAAAAGTTGTTAAATTGTGAAGCTAATATACAGTGTCAAATATCTACTATCCCTATAAGACTGATTGGTTTTAGCAAAGGTTGTTGTGTTTTGACAGAGATATTATATGAATTTTCAGTATTATCCCGCTCCAAAAAATTACCCACTGATTCCGTGAAAGGTGTTCCTGCACAAGTATTGGGACTTTCTCAAATCATAACAGACTTTTACTGGCTTGATTCTGGACATTCAGGTACACATCATCAGTGGCCAGTTTCGCTTAACTACCTATCTTTGCTGAACCCCGTCTCATGTCCCAGAATACATGTCCATGCATCTCCCTATCAG ATAATGAACCAGCTAAAACCTCAAAAATCTaatgatttttataaatttctgGATATTTTATCTCACTTGAATTTGCCTTTTAAAAAGCAATTGCATTTTATGCCTGTTGATCATGAAAATTCAGAATCACCGTTTACCAATTTGAGATCAAAAAATGAGATGATCTGTTCATTAGACTATCATTTCGAGATTTTGAACCACTTTATGTTTTGA